A genomic region of Planctomycetota bacterium contains the following coding sequences:
- a CDS encoding thiamine-monophosphate kinase — protein MKELAYIKWVQRQLKSSPEITIPSGDDCAGIKIDGNKTALITTDVVVEGIDFRLGTTGATAFKVGYKALAVSISDIAAMGGADKLYAVATMALRKELSNRFAKELFHGMKTLARKFNIPIIGGDISSVKGPISISTTLLGIAKSKNILKRAGAKENDAIMVTGKLGGSILGKHLGFIPRLDESRILKNNYRINSMIDLSDGLLMDLDHILNPSGKSAILWENNIPISDDARKLSRKDKTPPLHHALTDGEDFELLFTLPINEAYKIAKDNPLKAPVSFIGIICKGKGINLLTEQGKIKKLIPKGYEHW, from the coding sequence ATGAAAGAACTTGCCTATATCAAATGGGTTCAAAGGCAATTGAAATCATCCCCCGAAATAACCATTCCTTCAGGCGATGATTGCGCCGGAATAAAAATTGACGGGAACAAAACTGCCTTAATTACTACCGATGTAGTTGTCGAAGGGATTGATTTCCGTCTCGGGACAACCGGGGCAACAGCTTTTAAGGTTGGTTATAAGGCGCTGGCTGTTTCGATTTCTGATATCGCGGCCATGGGCGGCGCGGATAAGCTTTATGCAGTCGCCACCATGGCCCTGCGCAAAGAATTAAGCAACCGCTTTGCCAAAGAGTTATTCCACGGGATGAAAACACTTGCCCGGAAGTTTAATATACCTATCATCGGCGGAGATATTTCTTCCGTAAAAGGGCCAATCAGCATAAGTACCACCCTATTAGGAATAGCCAAGAGCAAGAATATCCTAAAGCGCGCGGGCGCCAAGGAAAATGATGCCATTATGGTAACCGGAAAACTAGGCGGCTCGATTCTTGGAAAGCACCTTGGCTTTATTCCCCGCCTGGATGAGTCGCGCATCCTTAAAAACAATTATCGCATCAATTCCATGATAGATTTAAGCGACGGATTATTAATGGATTTGGATCATATCCTTAATCCAAGCGGAAAAAGCGCGATATTGTGGGAAAATAATATCCCGATATCGGATGATGCGCGTAAATTAAGCAGGAAAGATAAAACTCCCCCTCTCCACCACGCCTTAACAGATGGAGAGGATTTTGAATTGCTGTTTACTCTGCCGATAAACGAGGCTTACAAAATAGCCAAAGATAATCCTTTAAAAGCACCGGTTTCCTTTATCGGTATTATATGCAAGGGCAAAGGAATCAATTTATTGACCGAACAGGGCAAAATAAAGAAACTTATCCCCAAAGGATATGAACACTGGTAA
- a CDS encoding transposase codes for MEQTKQPQRKLMRLKHYDYSQAGGYFVTICAQNRQMILEPDEIQKVIQQYWDKLPEKYAEVEADQFIIMPNHIHGILFIVGAVHEPPKYNKAIHELPLQQRRQMVLPKIIGYFKMNTAKHINRIRNTPGFPLWQRNYYEHIIRNENELTRIREYIINNPLKWHFDRENPERVSNKQYEEGLKWLEGN; via the coding sequence ATGGAACAAACAAAGCAACCTCAACGAAAACTAATGCGGTTAAAACATTATGATTATTCTCAAGCTGGTGGGTATTTTGTAACAATATGCGCACAGAACAGACAGATGATATTAGAACCGGACGAAATACAAAAAGTCATCCAACAATATTGGGACAAATTACCGGAGAAATACGCAGAGGTTGAAGCCGACCAATTCATCATTATGCCTAATCATATTCATGGCATTCTATTCATTGTAGGGGCGGTTCACGAACCGCCTAAATATAATAAGGCAATTCATGAATTGCCCCTACAGCAACGCCGCCAAATGGTCTTGCCTAAAATCATCGGTTATTTCAAAATGAATACGGCAAAACATATTAACAGAATCAGAAACACGCCCGGTTTTCCTCTATGGCAACGGAATTATTACGAGCATATCATTCGCAATGAAAACGAATTAACGAGAATTCGTGAATATATCATCAATAACCCGCTGAAATGGCACTTTGACAGGGAGAATCCTGAGCGGGTGTCCAACAAGCAGTATGAAGAAGGCTTGAAATGGTTAGAAGGAAACTAA
- the def gene encoding peptide deformylase, whose protein sequence is MKLTILKYPDHKLRRKAQDVKEINKDLKQLARKMLDLMYKENGIGLAATQVGRPLRMVVINLSKKPEGELVLVNPKITKKSGKLCEEEGCLSVPGFSAKVPRHKRILCEALNLDGQKIEIDTGLVPVSEDKNIQENLSRVIQHETDHLNGVLFVDYLTGEEKKIFDGKAKS, encoded by the coding sequence ATGAAACTCACTATATTAAAATATCCCGACCACAAACTGCGCAGGAAAGCGCAGGATGTCAAAGAAATCAATAAGGACTTGAAACAGCTTGCCAGGAAAATGCTGGATTTGATGTATAAGGAAAACGGGATAGGGCTTGCCGCCACCCAGGTCGGGAGACCTTTAAGAATGGTCGTGATAAACCTTTCCAAAAAGCCCGAGGGCGAGCTGGTTTTGGTTAATCCTAAGATAACCAAAAAGTCAGGCAAGCTTTGCGAAGAAGAAGGGTGTTTGAGCGTTCCGGGATTTAGCGCAAAGGTTCCGCGCCATAAACGAATCTTATGCGAAGCCCTTAACCTGGACGGGCAAAAGATAGAGATAGATACCGGCTTGGTTCCGGTTAGCGAAGACAAAAACATACAGGAAAATCTTTCCCGCGTGATTCAGCACGAAACAGACCATCTCAACGGCGTTCTTTTTGTGGATTACCTGACAGGAGAAGAAAAGAAAATTTTTGACGGGAAAGCCAAATCTTAA